From a region of the Actinomadura luzonensis genome:
- a CDS encoding NUDIX hydrolase, with protein MSRRIDYYDDPSAPAANSLVPSVNVVVANEADEVLLIRRSDNGNWALPGGAVDLGESIPQAAIRETLEETGITCEITGLVGTYSDPRHVIHYTSNGEVRQEFSLVLTARATGGQPTPSTESREVRWVPRQELAAYGMYPSMRLRIGHYLRGNGPYIG; from the coding sequence GTGAGCCGGCGGATCGACTACTACGACGACCCCAGCGCGCCAGCCGCGAACAGTTTGGTTCCCTCGGTGAACGTCGTGGTCGCCAACGAGGCCGACGAGGTGCTGCTGATCCGCCGCTCCGACAACGGCAACTGGGCACTACCGGGCGGCGCCGTCGATCTCGGCGAGTCCATCCCTCAGGCCGCCATCCGGGAGACTCTCGAGGAGACCGGAATCACCTGCGAGATCACCGGGCTCGTCGGCACTTACAGCGACCCTCGCCACGTCATCCACTACACGAGCAACGGCGAAGTCCGTCAGGAGTTCTCCCTCGTCCTCACAGCCCGAGCCACAGGCGGCCAACCCACACCCAGCACAGAGTCTCGGGAGGTTCGTTGGGTGCCTCGGCAGGAGCTCGCCGCCTACGGGATGTACCCCTCCATGCGGCTGAGAATCGGACACTATCTCCGCGGGAACGGCCCGTACATCGGCTGA
- a CDS encoding DEAD/DEAH box helicase, with the protein MTYPESAPDIRVSADDNNPCIRIEQNGIDNDAWDEIALAIGNELPAPGLPLLILPEILIRNRKTLQSILARYTIGLRPDARVRDLLIRSIEDDRAIRASLNLSQATTSPPITNDPDLNNTGPKLTRDLRPFQLRDLNRLTQLRHGANFSVPGAGKTTVTYALHDQERRRGRVNRLLVVAPLSAFDAWEEEAHSIFEPNLTIARWRGGAAPDADVVLINYQKLTGAVNPLSAWMSRRSVHLVVDEAHRAKRGATGQWGRALLALAPLAARRDILTGTPAPNHPKDLAALLQILWPNGERAIELPRRALLTDPPAEAIAAVNDVIRPLYVRTTKEELGLPDVSFKVEPVALRPIQQGIYDAMLDLYSGKFSLDRRDSAMFAQMGEVTMYLLQGASSPRLLSNTADPARAYRYPSLAIPPGSRLAKLLEDYPDHEIPAKFQRAIQIISQNAEAGKKTLVWSNFPHNLIHLEMHLGRLQPALVYGAIPSAEDAPDGLRTREREIRRFRYDPDCMVLLANPQAMSEGVSLHYVCHDAIYIDRTFNAGQYLQSLDRIHRLGLEDGITTNITILVSAGTIDVSVDNRVAEKTRRLARMLADPALVQMALPDDEEYGEPLEDLGDIEAILAHLGSAPTSPANG; encoded by the coding sequence ATGACATACCCAGAATCCGCGCCTGACATTAGAGTAAGCGCCGATGACAATAACCCCTGCATTCGTATCGAGCAAAACGGCATTGATAACGATGCTTGGGATGAGATCGCATTAGCTATAGGCAACGAACTACCAGCGCCCGGCCTCCCGTTGCTTATACTCCCAGAAATACTAATAAGAAATCGCAAGACACTACAAAGCATTTTGGCACGTTACACGATCGGCCTACGTCCTGACGCTAGGGTTCGCGATCTGCTTATACGTTCCATCGAAGATGACCGTGCCATTCGCGCGTCCTTGAATCTATCACAAGCTACAACTAGTCCACCAATCACCAATGATCCTGATCTTAATAATACGGGCCCGAAACTAACACGAGATCTCCGTCCTTTCCAACTACGCGACCTCAACCGCCTTACTCAACTTCGGCACGGGGCTAATTTCTCTGTTCCTGGCGCGGGCAAGACAACCGTAACCTACGCCCTGCATGATCAGGAGCGTCGGCGTGGCCGGGTCAATCGGTTGCTCGTAGTCGCCCCCCTGTCGGCCTTCGATGCATGGGAAGAGGAGGCCCATTCGATCTTCGAACCGAATCTGACCATCGCTCGTTGGAGAGGCGGCGCGGCCCCAGACGCAGATGTGGTCCTCATCAACTATCAGAAACTCACTGGAGCCGTTAACCCACTTTCGGCATGGATGTCCCGCCGTTCCGTTCACTTGGTCGTCGACGAGGCCCACCGGGCCAAGCGCGGCGCGACAGGACAGTGGGGCCGCGCCCTTCTCGCGCTTGCACCCCTTGCCGCACGCCGTGACATTCTCACTGGAACACCAGCACCAAATCACCCAAAAGATCTGGCAGCTCTTCTTCAAATCTTGTGGCCCAATGGCGAGAGAGCAATTGAGCTCCCACGACGGGCGTTACTTACGGACCCTCCCGCTGAAGCTATCGCAGCGGTTAATGACGTGATCCGACCACTCTATGTGCGTACCACTAAGGAAGAGCTCGGCCTGCCCGATGTCTCTTTTAAGGTCGAGCCAGTTGCCCTTCGTCCTATACAGCAGGGCATTTATGATGCGATGCTAGATCTGTACTCAGGCAAGTTCTCTCTGGACCGGCGTGACAGCGCAATGTTCGCTCAGATGGGCGAAGTCACTATGTATCTCCTCCAAGGCGCATCTAGTCCTCGCCTCTTGTCGAATACCGCTGACCCTGCCCGGGCTTACAGGTATCCTTCGCTGGCTATTCCCCCCGGCAGTAGGCTAGCCAAGCTTCTTGAGGATTATCCCGACCACGAAATTCCTGCCAAGTTTCAACGGGCGATTCAGATAATTTCCCAAAACGCGGAGGCCGGCAAGAAGACCCTAGTCTGGTCTAACTTTCCGCACAACCTGATTCATCTTGAGATGCATCTCGGAAGACTACAACCAGCATTGGTTTATGGAGCAATACCGAGCGCTGAAGATGCGCCAGATGGTTTGCGCACCCGTGAACGGGAAATACGGCGCTTCAGGTATGACCCAGACTGCATGGTTCTCTTGGCAAATCCACAGGCGATGTCTGAAGGCGTAAGCTTGCATTACGTTTGCCATGATGCCATATATATAGACCGCACCTTCAATGCGGGCCAATATCTCCAATCTCTAGATCGCATCCACCGTCTCGGACTGGAGGACGGCATCACAACAAACATTACAATTCTGGTGTCGGCAGGCACAATCGACGTCAGTGTAGACAATCGCGTGGCGGAAAAGACCCGACGGCTTGCTCGGATGCTGGCAGATCCCGCGCTGGTGCAAATGGCACTACCGGATGATGAAGAATACGGAGAGCCCCTTGAGGATCTAGGCGACATTGAAGCCATACTCGCACATCTCGGCAGCGCCCCTACATCACCTGCCAATGGCTAA
- a CDS encoding protein NO VEIN domain-containing protein encodes MLVPTAALLVLNAVDEQVASLILVSLLKSTPEYYADPALFDALSVNLPFDLQSRHLLGEKGELLVFNECVQELVSLGREDLAPRVQRVSLISPSLGFDVVAPSRHGNTRLLEVKTQSGPATSSFRLFLTRNEFEVGRRNSNWALMACVAPEGPGGSAQVLGWCRAAALLPYLPADAAGRWTEALVHLPIANLNAGLPGFL; translated from the coding sequence ATGCTTGTCCCTACAGCAGCGCTGCTAGTCCTCAACGCTGTTGACGAACAAGTAGCTTCGCTGATCCTCGTTTCGCTCCTAAAATCGACGCCAGAATATTATGCTGATCCAGCGCTCTTTGATGCACTTAGCGTCAACTTGCCATTCGATCTGCAGTCTCGTCATTTACTGGGAGAAAAGGGTGAGTTGCTCGTATTCAACGAATGCGTTCAGGAGTTGGTGAGTCTTGGCCGAGAAGACCTCGCACCGAGAGTCCAGCGTGTCAGTCTTATCTCACCATCACTCGGATTCGATGTAGTAGCCCCATCCAGGCATGGCAACACTAGGCTACTTGAGGTAAAGACACAATCTGGGCCAGCCACATCATCCTTCCGCCTCTTTCTTACGAGAAATGAGTTTGAGGTAGGAAGGAGGAACAGTAACTGGGCATTGATGGCATGTGTCGCGCCAGAAGGCCCTGGCGGTAGCGCTCAAGTCCTTGGATGGTGCCGAGCTGCCGCATTATTACCGTACTTGCCAGCCGATGCAGCTGGACGTTGGACTGAGGCGCTCGTGCATCTACCTATCGCTAACCTAAACGCAGGTCTGCCTGGTTTCCTTTAG
- a CDS encoding Eco57I restriction-modification methylase domain-containing protein, whose amino-acid sequence MQALKIRPPLPQKPQRPTKSKFDDAVAQTVTWCEEHSSFLEPLPEEAVLGAKENERRLLRALGGVAKALAAETKIRTESWPDDVVSWIRTSPDVKSSIIDLIMEQSLAGEDVLGTVYERLVAGAQRRRLGTFFTPKDVMSYIEDIVKRHEEEPAAIADPGAGVGAFSASALKLWPEANVHAVDINLVTLGLLAASPALAGAGLTERLTLWRQDFLSWLTKEWKELGGRRLIYGNPPYTRHQLLSMDEKRAAAKASGVLAPAGRAGLSTYFLAASLRALRAEDSLCLLLPINWLEADYARSVRRYLWLDSTRPTEIHLFPDDEEVFPTAQVSAMVLFVGPQAANPSPLHLFEVKRNGESGFDGSLLVSRAREGSVPRTFMPSGLEVSEVVGEGFQDSILLGDILKVRRGVATGSNTFFLRTDKEVQDLPPETYRPALARLREVEEDDLTEELHNEMRKKGERCWILNLTEKDREQAVINELLTQAESEGIQKAYLCRTRRPVWYELERIPTPHIMISPMSKSVFRVIINTFGVTPTNTLYGLYLEEAFDSPENRRRLAEWLRGVQGQSALKAVARRHGDRLLKLEPRALLSIQMPMSVLRIEAHPTIEQAQVVEQQALTF is encoded by the coding sequence GTGCAGGCTCTCAAGATAAGGCCCCCCTTGCCGCAGAAGCCTCAGAGGCCAACCAAGTCCAAGTTCGACGATGCAGTTGCACAGACAGTCACTTGGTGTGAAGAACATTCTTCCTTCTTGGAGCCGTTGCCGGAAGAGGCCGTACTCGGGGCCAAGGAAAATGAGCGAAGGCTTCTCAGGGCCTTGGGGGGCGTTGCGAAAGCCCTCGCCGCTGAGACCAAAATACGGACAGAATCCTGGCCAGACGATGTAGTGAGCTGGATTCGCACGTCGCCAGATGTGAAGAGCTCCATAATAGATTTGATTATGGAGCAAAGCCTAGCCGGCGAAGACGTGCTTGGTACAGTATATGAACGTCTCGTGGCAGGGGCGCAACGTCGACGACTGGGAACATTCTTCACGCCGAAAGACGTGATGTCCTACATAGAGGACATCGTGAAAAGACACGAAGAAGAGCCGGCTGCTATTGCAGACCCGGGAGCTGGAGTCGGCGCTTTTAGCGCATCCGCACTGAAGCTATGGCCTGAGGCAAACGTTCATGCAGTCGACATCAACCTTGTAACCCTGGGACTTCTGGCAGCTTCTCCAGCTTTGGCTGGCGCAGGTCTAACGGAAAGACTGACGCTGTGGCGTCAGGACTTTCTCAGTTGGCTGACGAAGGAATGGAAGGAATTAGGAGGGCGCCGATTGATCTACGGCAATCCTCCTTATACAAGGCACCAACTACTCAGCATGGATGAGAAGCGGGCAGCTGCAAAAGCGTCGGGGGTTCTTGCTCCGGCTGGAAGAGCGGGGTTGTCAACCTATTTTTTGGCAGCTTCGCTTCGCGCGCTCAGGGCGGAGGATAGCCTTTGCCTACTTCTCCCAATAAATTGGCTCGAGGCAGATTACGCGCGCTCCGTCCGCCGATATTTGTGGTTGGATTCAACAAGGCCTACTGAGATTCATCTTTTTCCTGACGACGAAGAGGTATTCCCGACAGCCCAGGTCTCGGCTATGGTCCTTTTTGTAGGGCCACAAGCCGCTAACCCGTCTCCGCTTCACCTATTTGAGGTGAAGCGAAATGGTGAGAGCGGATTTGATGGATCTCTCCTCGTATCGAGGGCTCGTGAGGGATCAGTGCCCAGGACCTTTATGCCCAGCGGGCTTGAGGTGTCAGAGGTCGTGGGCGAAGGTTTTCAAGATTCAATTTTGTTGGGCGATATCCTAAAGGTCAGGAGGGGTGTCGCTACCGGCAGTAATACGTTTTTCTTGCGGACGGACAAAGAAGTACAGGACCTACCGCCAGAGACCTATCGTCCTGCACTAGCCCGACTTCGTGAGGTAGAAGAGGACGATCTTACTGAGGAATTGCACAATGAGATGCGCAAGAAAGGCGAGCGTTGCTGGATCCTAAACCTGACCGAAAAGGACAGGGAGCAAGCGGTCATTAACGAGCTACTAACCCAGGCAGAGAGCGAAGGCATTCAGAAAGCATATCTGTGTCGTACGCGGCGACCTGTTTGGTATGAGCTTGAGCGCATTCCTACTCCCCACATAATGATAAGCCCTATGAGCAAGAGCGTTTTCAGGGTCATAATCAATACCTTCGGGGTTACGCCGACTAACACGCTGTACGGATTGTATCTGGAAGAGGCGTTTGATAGTCCCGAAAATAGACGCCGGCTCGCGGAATGGTTGAGGGGCGTGCAAGGACAGTCAGCACTGAAGGCCGTCGCGCGTCGGCATGGAGATCGCCTCCTGAAATTGGAGCCGCGGGCCCTCCTCAGTATCCAAATGCCCATGTCCGTGCTTCGGATCGAAGCCCACCCCACCATTGAGCAGGCTCAGGTTGTTGAGCAGCAAGCTCTCACTTTCTAG
- a CDS encoding transposase, with the protein MESRGVAGGKTTAADLGAYLCFEDEAGQGLRPPKGRTWAPVGARPVVTVRGRGSGRINMAGVVAFRDGERPHLFYKLHVYHGRKGEPKTFSWSDYRDLIVATHQQLGAPLVWCWDNLNVHLDGRLAAFAAEHADWLRLVQLPAYAPELNPAEGVWSLLRRCLANFAVTDLSGLARIIKRKLKRIQYRPHLLTGCLTQTGLTLDTPTKP; encoded by the coding sequence GTGGAAAGCCGAGGTGTGGCCGGCGGCAAAACCACCGCGGCGGACCTGGGTGCCTACCTCTGCTTCGAAGACGAGGCCGGGCAGGGACTGAGGCCGCCGAAGGGACGTACCTGGGCACCGGTCGGCGCCCGTCCGGTGGTGACAGTACGCGGCAGAGGCTCCGGCCGCATCAACATGGCCGGCGTCGTGGCCTTCCGCGACGGCGAACGGCCGCACCTGTTCTACAAGCTGCACGTCTACCACGGCCGCAAGGGCGAGCCGAAGACGTTCTCCTGGAGCGATTACCGGGACCTGATCGTGGCCACCCACCAGCAGCTCGGCGCACCGCTGGTCTGGTGCTGGGACAATCTCAACGTGCACCTGGACGGCCGGCTCGCCGCGTTCGCGGCCGAGCACGCCGACTGGCTGCGCCTCGTCCAGCTGCCCGCCTACGCGCCCGAGCTGAACCCGGCCGAGGGCGTGTGGTCGCTGTTGCGCCGTTGCCTGGCCAACTTCGCCGTCACCGACCTGTCCGGTCTCGCGCGGATCATCAAACGCAAGCTGAAAAGGATCCAGTACCGGCCCCACCTGCTCACCGGCTGTCTGACCCAGACCGGCCTCACCCTCGACACCCCGACAAAACCATGA
- a CDS encoding winged helix-turn-helix domain-containing protein: MRYGQRGGYTPAEQERRERVRLQAAEWFKAGESTRAIAVRLRVHERSVTRWRKAWREGGGAEALLSKGPVSREKLSAAQWARLDAELKRGPLAWGHVEDQCWTLGRVKTLIGRLFHIGYTIEGVGKLLHRHGWSVQVPARRAMERDEEAVALWKAEVWPAAKPPRRTWVPTSASKTRPGRD; the protein is encoded by the coding sequence ATGCGGTACGGGCAAAGGGGTGGGTACACGCCCGCAGAGCAGGAACGGCGGGAGCGTGTACGGCTGCAGGCGGCCGAGTGGTTCAAGGCCGGGGAGTCGACCAGGGCGATCGCGGTGCGGTTACGGGTGCACGAGCGGTCGGTGACACGCTGGCGCAAGGCCTGGCGCGAAGGCGGTGGTGCGGAGGCGCTGCTGTCGAAGGGGCCGGTCTCGAGGGAGAAGCTGTCGGCCGCTCAGTGGGCACGGCTGGATGCCGAGCTCAAGCGCGGGCCCCTGGCCTGGGGCCATGTCGAGGATCAGTGCTGGACCTTGGGCCGGGTCAAGACGCTGATCGGGCGGTTGTTCCACATCGGCTACACCATCGAGGGGGTGGGCAAGCTGCTGCATCGGCACGGCTGGTCGGTGCAGGTGCCGGCCCGGCGCGCCATGGAGCGGGACGAGGAAGCCGTTGCGCTGTGGAAAGCCGAGGTGTGGCCGGCGGCAAAACCACCGCGGCGGACCTGGGTGCCTACCTCTGCTTCGAAGACGAGGCCGGGCAGGGACTGA
- a CDS encoding transposase family protein: protein MLSYPAAIPLSNHTLIRLAELIRARRAERRCRWRRLDASRQALLVLAHLRGGDTYARLAAGFAIGTSTAWRYVREAIDLLARLADDVHAAVLRAGRLAYAILDGTLIPIDRLANERPYYSGKHRRHGMNVQVLAGPAGRLVWASPALPGATHDLTAARATGLIDALRAAGVKTFADKGYQGAGGSIRTPFKGHRLRPPLSHHQRSVNRAHARIRACGERAVATLKTWKVLTRLRCCPHRATTIVQAILVLQLIEEGRYSG, encoded by the coding sequence TTGCTGTCTTACCCTGCCGCGATCCCGCTGTCCAATCACACCCTGATCCGCCTGGCCGAGCTGATCCGCGCCCGGCGTGCCGAGCGCCGTTGCCGATGGCGGCGGCTGGATGCATCCCGGCAAGCCCTGCTGGTCCTGGCCCACCTGCGCGGCGGCGACACCTACGCTCGTCTGGCCGCGGGCTTCGCCATCGGCACCAGCACCGCCTGGCGCTACGTCCGGGAAGCGATCGACCTGCTCGCCAGGCTCGCCGACGACGTCCACGCCGCCGTCTTACGCGCCGGCCGGCTGGCCTACGCGATCCTGGACGGCACCCTCATCCCGATCGACCGGCTGGCCAACGAACGCCCGTACTACTCCGGTAAACACCGCCGCCACGGCATGAACGTGCAGGTCCTGGCCGGTCCGGCCGGCCGGCTGGTCTGGGCCTCCCCCGCGCTGCCCGGTGCCACGCACGATCTGACCGCGGCCCGTGCCACCGGCCTGATCGACGCGCTGAGGGCCGCAGGCGTGAAGACCTTCGCCGACAAGGGCTATCAAGGCGCGGGCGGCAGCATCCGCACCCCGTTCAAAGGCCACCGGCTGCGGCCGCCGCTGTCGCACCACCAGCGCTCGGTCAACCGCGCCCACGCCCGCATCCGCGCCTGCGGGGAACGCGCCGTTGCCACGCTGAAGACCTGGAAGGTCCTGACCCGGCTGCGCTGCTGCCCGCACCGCGCCACCACGATCGTGCAGGCCATCCTCGTCCTGCAGCTCATCGAAGAGGGCCGCTACTCAGGATGA
- a CDS encoding serine hydrolase domain-containing protein, giving the protein MTGLSRRALLATAPAAAALLAGRPAQAAPPTPVVRTSGTAPTQLAGYDNVLKKFVLDRQIRAAQLAIMKSGKILLARGYCYDDYSRMPVTPSPTSLFRIASLSKNITSAAVMRLVEDGRLSLSAKVTQLLGLTPADPRMEQVTVLRLMQHLGGWDRDVSKDQLWIDHTIAAALGVPLPIGHDDIIRYATARPLDHAPGTKMVYSNYGYLLLGRIIEKVSGQPYETYVQTRLLQPLGITRMMLGKSLRSEAAAGEVRYESQYTNKTVLDTSGTVVPYPYGGFNMPNHDANGGWLASAVDLVRWTLAFDRPGTVLSSASIAKLVAKPETGVNEYGSWYGGGWWCRQVTGHLNTWHDGSMPGTFAYLARLQNGFSYALLFNRREESGSLDYDGIDDDMNKVSVSSWPTTDLTSKYF; this is encoded by the coding sequence GTGACCGGTCTTTCCCGCAGGGCTCTTCTTGCGACAGCGCCGGCCGCGGCGGCGCTGCTCGCCGGACGACCGGCGCAGGCGGCGCCGCCCACCCCCGTCGTACGAACGTCGGGAACCGCGCCCACGCAACTGGCCGGGTACGACAACGTGCTCAAGAAGTTCGTGCTGGACCGCCAGATCAGGGCCGCGCAGCTGGCCATCATGAAGAGCGGCAAGATCCTGCTCGCGCGCGGCTACTGCTACGACGACTACTCCAGGATGCCGGTCACCCCGTCGCCGACGTCGTTGTTCCGGATCGCCAGCCTGAGCAAGAACATCACCTCGGCCGCCGTCATGCGCCTGGTCGAGGACGGCAGGCTGAGCCTGTCGGCCAAGGTCACCCAGCTGCTCGGCCTCACCCCGGCCGACCCGAGGATGGAGCAGGTCACCGTGCTCCGCCTCATGCAGCACCTCGGCGGCTGGGACCGCGACGTCTCCAAGGACCAGCTCTGGATCGACCACACCATCGCAGCCGCGCTCGGCGTCCCGCTGCCGATCGGGCACGACGACATCATCCGGTACGCCACCGCCCGCCCCCTCGACCACGCCCCCGGCACCAAGATGGTCTACAGCAACTACGGCTACCTGCTGCTCGGCCGCATCATCGAGAAGGTCTCAGGACAGCCCTACGAGACGTACGTCCAGACCAGGCTGCTGCAGCCGCTCGGCATCACCCGCATGATGCTCGGCAAGAGTCTCAGGAGCGAGGCCGCGGCCGGCGAGGTCCGCTACGAGTCGCAGTACACGAACAAGACCGTGCTGGACACCTCCGGCACCGTCGTCCCGTACCCCTACGGCGGCTTCAACATGCCCAACCACGACGCCAACGGCGGCTGGCTCGCCTCCGCCGTGGACCTGGTCCGCTGGACCCTCGCCTTCGACCGGCCGGGCACCGTCCTGAGCTCCGCCTCGATCGCCAAGCTGGTGGCCAAGCCGGAGACCGGCGTCAACGAGTACGGCTCCTGGTACGGCGGCGGCTGGTGGTGCCGCCAGGTCACCGGCCACCTCAACACCTGGCACGACGGCTCGATGCCGGGCACGTTCGCCTACCTCGCCCGGCTGCAGAACGGGTTCAGCTACGCGCTGCTGTTCAACCGGCGCGAGGAGAGCGGCTCGCTGGACTACGACGGCATCGACGACGACATGAACAAGGTGAGCGTGTCCTCCTGGCCCACCACCGACCTGACCTCCAAGTACTTCTGA
- a CDS encoding DUF4132 domain-containing protein — MSVLDGVLSPLAQRLLHLITGTSNDPTHWPAASRLSVGLVGVGFEAPVATPGARYALDERTRRRLVEPARELVGFLLEENRRHAYGRLPVLVAAGLAGMDADVRATLAESHGPIALAEMDVLLGWDVELRALFLEAERFPELVPGLPEWLGGLPGYPGFARTALEMARARVAAIHAGEIPYKAEKAFDDGEKRALGRAVRLALHRDEPWLPELLDELVRGIAVAPTQARTLPSQALLFEIARAVEQCPTPEAISALRTARRITRHGGVPMQLDRKFKRMEPALAERLEVAFRIPDGRVRQTFGEHTAVISTDGGVELSWWHGDKKLRSVPAAVKREHPDEVKRLRELAKLTQQQQLTLGRALEAGYTGETSPPYRQLEGHPIAGRLIWEFEVSPGVWRAELGLTAPDLPVRLWHPARASVEEVRGWREEVQGKELRQPFKQAFREIYLLTPAEEAAGHWSSRFEGHVVHYRRLRALFKDRGWQSRFQGHWEEDGDAHRVMSGGGWRATLQHYLCDDAHAELGRTRFQRMTGGVWQDVPLTEVPALVFSEAMRDIDLFVGVASITTDPQWTGQGPDRLRDHWQNGSFAPLHPSAEVRRDALSRLIGRTAIAGRCTLTDRYLVVRGDLRTYKIHLGSANILMEPNDAYLCIVSARGPQPGLFLPFEEDGRLALIISKAFLLANDTAITDPSITRQLQG; from the coding sequence GTGAGCGTTCTCGACGGCGTCCTGTCCCCTCTCGCGCAGCGCCTGCTCCACCTGATCACCGGCACCTCGAACGATCCCACCCACTGGCCCGCGGCCTCCCGCCTGAGCGTCGGCCTCGTGGGCGTGGGCTTCGAAGCGCCCGTCGCCACGCCCGGAGCCCGGTACGCGCTCGACGAGCGCACCAGGCGGCGGCTGGTCGAGCCGGCCCGTGAGCTGGTCGGATTCCTGCTGGAGGAGAACAGGCGGCACGCGTACGGCCGGCTCCCCGTGCTGGTGGCGGCGGGGCTGGCGGGCATGGACGCCGACGTGCGCGCGACGCTCGCGGAAAGCCACGGCCCGATCGCGCTCGCCGAGATGGACGTGCTGCTCGGCTGGGACGTGGAGCTCCGGGCGCTGTTCCTTGAGGCGGAACGATTTCCCGAGCTGGTGCCCGGCCTGCCCGAATGGCTCGGCGGGCTGCCCGGTTACCCGGGCTTCGCGCGTACGGCGCTGGAGATGGCGCGGGCCCGCGTCGCGGCGATCCACGCGGGCGAGATCCCGTACAAGGCGGAGAAAGCGTTCGACGACGGCGAGAAGCGCGCACTCGGCCGGGCCGTGCGGCTGGCGCTCCACCGCGACGAGCCCTGGCTGCCCGAGCTGCTCGACGAGCTGGTACGCGGCATCGCGGTCGCCCCCACCCAGGCCAGGACGCTGCCCTCGCAGGCGCTGCTGTTCGAGATCGCCCGCGCGGTCGAGCAGTGTCCGACGCCTGAGGCGATCTCCGCGCTGCGCACCGCCCGCCGCATCACCCGGCACGGCGGGGTGCCCATGCAGCTCGACCGCAAGTTCAAGCGCATGGAGCCGGCTCTGGCCGAGCGGCTGGAGGTGGCGTTCAGGATCCCGGACGGGCGGGTACGGCAGACGTTCGGCGAGCACACGGCGGTGATCTCGACCGACGGCGGGGTGGAGCTGTCGTGGTGGCACGGGGACAAGAAGCTCAGATCGGTCCCGGCGGCGGTCAAGCGGGAGCACCCCGACGAGGTCAAGCGGCTGCGCGAGCTCGCCAAGCTGACCCAGCAACAGCAGCTGACGTTGGGCAGGGCGCTGGAGGCCGGCTACACCGGCGAGACGTCCCCGCCGTACCGGCAGCTCGAAGGCCATCCGATCGCCGGGCGGCTGATCTGGGAGTTCGAGGTCTCCCCCGGCGTGTGGCGCGCCGAGCTGGGGCTGACCGCGCCGGATCTGCCGGTGCGGCTGTGGCATCCGGCCCGCGCGTCCGTGGAGGAGGTACGCGGCTGGCGGGAGGAGGTGCAGGGCAAGGAGCTGCGCCAGCCGTTCAAGCAGGCGTTCCGCGAGATCTACCTGCTCACCCCGGCGGAGGAGGCGGCCGGTCACTGGTCCAGCAGGTTCGAGGGGCACGTGGTGCACTATCGCCGGCTGCGCGCGCTGTTCAAGGACCGCGGCTGGCAGTCCCGCTTCCAGGGGCACTGGGAGGAGGACGGCGACGCGCACCGCGTCATGTCGGGCGGCGGCTGGCGGGCGACGCTGCAGCACTACCTCTGCGACGACGCCCACGCCGAGCTCGGCCGCACCCGCTTCCAGCGGATGACCGGCGGCGTGTGGCAGGACGTGCCGCTGACGGAGGTGCCGGCGCTGGTGTTCAGCGAGGCCATGCGGGACATCGACCTGTTCGTCGGCGTCGCCTCCATCACCACCGACCCCCAGTGGACCGGACAGGGGCCCGACCGGCTGCGCGACCACTGGCAGAACGGCTCGTTCGCTCCGCTGCACCCCTCCGCCGAGGTGCGGCGGGACGCGCTGTCCCGCCTGATCGGCCGCACGGCCATCGCCGGCAGGTGCACCCTCACCGACCGGTACCTGGTGGTGCGGGGCGACCTGCGCACCTACAAGATCCATCTCGGCTCGGCGAACATCCTCATGGAGCCCAACGACGCCTACCTGTGCATCGTCTCCGCCCGCGGCCCTCAGCCCGGCCTGTTCCTGCCGTTCGAGGAGGACGGCCGGTTGGCGCTGATCATCAGCAAGGCGTTCCTGCTGGCGAACGACACCGCGATCACCGACCCCTCGATCACCCGCCAGCTCCAGGGGTGA